The Coprococcus phoceensis genome has a window encoding:
- a CDS encoding MobC family plasmid mobilization relaxosome protein produces MNKTRPKQLSFRVSEEEYRQLQEKILESGKNQQEYILSCVLEKQIVNTDGIKELIPELKRIGNNLNQIAKRCNEGGMLPSEAEVRKHGEELNKVWQSLRRYLQRRA; encoded by the coding sequence ATGAACAAGACAAGACCAAAGCAGTTATCATTCCGAGTAAGTGAAGAAGAATACCGGCAGTTGCAGGAGAAGATTTTAGAGAGTGGAAAGAACCAGCAGGAGTATATCCTTTCCTGTGTGCTGGAGAAGCAGATCGTGAATACGGACGGTATCAAAGAACTTATCCCGGAACTGAAACGGATAGGGAACAACCTCAACCAAATAGCAAAGCGGTGTAATGAGGGGGGAATGTTGCCGAGTGAAGCGGAAGTGCGGAAGCATGGAGAGGAGCTGAACAAAGTATGGCAGTCATTAAGGCGGTATCTTCAAAGGCGGGCATAG
- a CDS encoding relaxase/mobilization nuclease domain-containing protein, which yields MAVIKAVSSKAGIGHAIDYVTKKEKTEEKLVSGLHCEPETVKEEMQATKELWGKTDGRTYKHYVQSYHEDEEITPEQAHKNAVELAEHTKAWKGHEVLIATHIDKGHIHTHFIVNSVNYENGHKLQWSKHDLKDLKERCNEQSREQGLHVPEKGKTFAGEVREETVAWSKDTYQLLKQAEQGKVKSYVQDIALAVLDCKETATSRETFIRLMNERGYGVDWQDSHKYITYTDLAREQAGEKACKIRDNKLEKYYNMDFGKESMEHEFERNARTAEAEQSKRAASRVKPTEPDRAGKQSAQRSVGDVERELRGIDEAVKSRTSKGRAEQAERRRAEQEAHQRAEAERRAAEEQQRVASRRYIGRGWELER from the coding sequence ATGGCAGTCATTAAGGCGGTATCTTCAAAGGCGGGCATAGGGCACGCAATAGATTATGTGACGAAAAAAGAAAAGACAGAGGAGAAGCTTGTCAGCGGTCTGCATTGTGAGCCGGAGACGGTCAAGGAAGAAATGCAAGCCACAAAGGAGCTGTGGGGCAAGACGGACGGAAGAACCTATAAGCATTATGTGCAATCCTACCATGAGGACGAGGAAATAACCCCGGAGCAGGCTCACAAGAACGCTGTCGAGCTGGCAGAGCATACAAAGGCATGGAAAGGGCATGAAGTTCTGATAGCCACGCATATAGACAAGGGGCATATACACACGCACTTTATTGTTAATTCCGTAAATTATGAGAACGGTCATAAGCTCCAATGGAGTAAGCACGACCTTAAAGACTTAAAGGAACGGTGCAACGAGCAGAGCCGGGAACAGGGCTTGCATGTGCCGGAGAAAGGAAAGACATTTGCTGGAGAAGTACGGGAAGAAACGGTGGCATGGAGCAAAGACACCTACCAGCTTTTGAAACAGGCAGAGCAGGGAAAGGTCAAAAGCTATGTGCAGGATATTGCCCTTGCGGTGCTGGATTGTAAGGAAACAGCGACCAGCCGGGAAACATTTATCCGGCTGATGAATGAAAGAGGGTACGGAGTGGACTGGCAGGACAGCCATAAGTACATCACATATACCGACTTAGCCAGGGAACAGGCAGGAGAAAAGGCTTGTAAAATCAGAGATAACAAGCTGGAAAAATACTACAATATGGATTTCGGAAAGGAGAGCATGGAGCATGAGTTTGAGAGAAATGCACGAACAGCAGAAGCAGAGCAGTCCAAGAGAGCAGCTTCAAGAGTTAAACCGACAGAGCCGGACAGAGCTGGAAAACAGTCTGCTCAAAGAAGCGTTGGCGATGTCGAGCGAGAACTGCGAGGAATTGATGAAGCAGTCAAATCAAGAACAAGTAAGGGCAGAGCAGAACAGGCAGAGAGACGCAGAGCAGAACAGGAAGCTCATCAGCGAGCTGAAGCAGAGCGTAGAGCTGCTGAAGAACAGCAACGAGTTGCTTCAAGACGCTATATCGGACGAGGTTGGGAGCTTGAAAGATGA
- a CDS encoding prefoldin domain-containing protein, with amino-acid sequence MKDEVKENTVQEVRKALQANIEAIQRATKLLEKQSDTLTSVMKQKIRELEESKNSFFRYEGLKLYLFWGGMVCNILVFLMLAYSLFGK; translated from the coding sequence TTGAAAGATGAGGTTAAGGAAAACACCGTCCAAGAGGTTAGAAAGGCGTTACAGGCGAATATAGAGGCTATACAGAGGGCTACAAAGCTTCTTGAGAAGCAGTCTGATACACTTACGAGCGTGATGAAGCAGAAGATCCGGGAGCTGGAGGAAAGTAAGAACAGCTTTTTCAGATATGAGGGCTTGAAGTTGTACCTGTTTTGGGGCGGTATGGTCTGCAATATTTTAGTGTTTCTTATGCTGGCATATAGCTTGTTTGGAAAGTAA
- a CDS encoding pyridoxamine 5'-phosphate oxidase family protein, giving the protein MFREMRRFKQLLPQETAIEILNRNTSGTLALIGDNDYPYAVPISYVYIDGKLYFHSAKSGHKIDAIIKHEKASFCVIDQDHIVPEKYTTYFRSVIAFGKVHLVEDMNEMRRIATLLFMKYSADYKDGIPKEIDSSIRNMAIIEMTIEHLTGKEAIDLVKMKKVDKE; this is encoded by the coding sequence ATGTTTAGAGAAATGAGAAGATTTAAGCAGTTATTGCCACAAGAAACCGCTATAGAAATTTTGAACAGAAATACAAGCGGAACTTTAGCGTTAATCGGAGATAATGATTATCCATACGCCGTTCCTATAAGCTATGTTTATATAGATGGAAAACTGTATTTCCATTCTGCTAAAAGCGGACACAAAATTGATGCAATTATTAAACATGAAAAAGCATCTTTTTGCGTAATTGATCAAGATCATATTGTGCCGGAGAAATATACTACATATTTCAGAAGCGTCATTGCGTTCGGTAAAGTACATCTTGTAGAAGATATGAATGAAATGCGTCGTATTGCAACCTTGCTTTTTATGAAATATTCAGCAGATTACAAAGATGGAATTCCTAAAGAAATTGATTCTTCTATCAGAAACATGGCAATCATTGAAATGACAATTGAACACCTGACTGGTAAAGAAGCAATTGACCTGGTTAAAATGAAAAAAGTTGATAAAGAATAA
- the pnuC gene encoding nicotinamide riboside transporter PnuC — protein sequence MKEFKDYFSKSEIVLWSSSVMVIIISFCVFDRINYMTLCASLIGVTSLIFNAKGNPFGQLLMVVFSLLYGIISYTFSYYGEMITYLGMTMPMAIFALISWLKNPYNGNKAEVKVNSIGKRENVCMWIVTFVVTFLFYLILKCFNTANIIPSTISVTTSFLAVYLTFRRSPYFALAYAANDIVLIILWILASLYDIRYVSVVVCFIAFFANDIYGFVSWRKMKTRQQEITNVVSIM from the coding sequence ATGAAAGAGTTTAAGGACTATTTTTCAAAAAGTGAAATTGTTTTGTGGAGTTCTTCTGTAATGGTTATTATAATTTCATTCTGTGTTTTTGACAGAATAAATTATATGACTTTGTGTGCATCGCTAATAGGAGTAACATCTTTGATATTTAACGCAAAGGGAAATCCGTTTGGACAATTACTTATGGTTGTATTCAGTTTGCTGTATGGGATTATTTCATATACCTTTTCGTATTATGGGGAGATGATTACATATCTTGGAATGACAATGCCGATGGCAATTTTTGCCTTAATATCATGGCTGAAGAATCCGTATAACGGAAACAAAGCGGAGGTTAAAGTTAATAGCATTGGAAAAAGAGAAAATGTCTGTATGTGGATTGTGACATTTGTTGTTACATTTCTATTCTATTTGATTTTGAAGTGTTTTAATACAGCTAACATCATCCCGAGCACTATATCGGTAACAACAAGTTTTCTTGCAGTATACCTTACCTTTAGGAGAAGTCCGTATTTTGCATTGGCATACGCTGCCAATGATATTGTTTTGATTATATTATGGATATTGGCAAGTCTGTATGATATTAGATATGTTTCGGTGGTAGTATGTTTTATTGCGTTCTTTGCTAATGATATATACGGATTTGTAAGTTGGAGAAAAATGAAAACCAGACAGCAAGAAATAACTAATGTTGTGAGCATAATGTAA